A genomic region of Chthoniobacterales bacterium contains the following coding sequences:
- a CDS encoding phage portal protein: MISKLRQVASLLLPPLLQPKAWASPYDAANFSRRRGIVPGAVPRDGKLDLTPYVRRELVRRSRYLHRNSGFVREIVANMAIYSTGDGIQPQAQSNSPEWNEQAEEYFRRWSSRCEVTGRFSFEECQSLICRGIDIDGEYFVMKVRQGGRPKLQLIESHRIGDETDETVDGVGLAQDGSPRFYRILEDSGTRDVNAESVLHIFEPESASSVRNAPTIQHSINHVLDEMELLALEKHAVKDNADIARVLKTARAELLDDSTDFSLGTPTDTAVPSDPASLQKIMGGKIVALQPDESIDTFVSNRPSPTFTGFLNHLRRDSALGVLPYEFAADSSSVGGAGVRLIVAKADRRFSFRQLILIRRLIEPVWAFVIADAIEHGLLAPLPNWWRISCTTPRRITVDAGREAQQNRSDVEMGLKTLTDHFQELGADFREELERRAQDAKLIMETAAKYGVPPEMLWKPAGEAAKVDIAA, from the coding sequence ATGATCAGTAAACTCCGTCAGGTTGCCTCGCTTCTTTTGCCGCCCTTGCTTCAGCCCAAGGCCTGGGCCTCTCCCTACGATGCGGCGAACTTTTCCCGTCGCCGCGGCATCGTGCCGGGCGCGGTGCCCCGCGATGGCAAACTCGACCTCACGCCTTACGTGCGCCGTGAGTTGGTTCGGCGCTCCCGCTACCTCCATCGCAATTCGGGCTTTGTTCGCGAAATCGTGGCCAATATGGCCATCTACTCGACCGGAGACGGCATCCAGCCGCAAGCCCAGAGCAACAGCCCCGAATGGAACGAACAGGCCGAGGAGTATTTCCGCAGGTGGTCCTCGCGCTGCGAGGTCACTGGCCGCTTCAGCTTCGAGGAGTGCCAGTCGCTCATCTGCCGGGGCATCGACATCGACGGCGAATACTTCGTGATGAAAGTGCGGCAAGGTGGCCGCCCGAAACTTCAGCTCATCGAATCCCATCGCATCGGCGACGAAACAGACGAGACGGTGGACGGCGTGGGACTGGCTCAAGATGGCTCGCCCCGTTTCTACCGCATTCTCGAGGATTCCGGCACACGCGACGTGAACGCCGAATCCGTGCTGCACATTTTCGAGCCCGAGTCGGCAAGTTCTGTGCGCAACGCCCCGACAATTCAGCACTCCATCAACCATGTGCTCGACGAGATGGAGTTGCTGGCCTTGGAAAAGCACGCGGTCAAAGACAACGCCGACATCGCGCGCGTGCTGAAGACTGCGCGGGCCGAACTTCTCGATGACTCCACAGACTTTTCCCTGGGCACGCCGACCGACACGGCCGTGCCATCTGATCCCGCCAGCCTCCAAAAAATCATGGGCGGCAAAATCGTGGCCCTGCAGCCTGACGAATCCATCGACACTTTTGTCTCCAATCGTCCAAGTCCCACGTTCACGGGATTTCTGAACCACCTGCGTCGCGACTCGGCCCTTGGAGTTTTGCCTTACGAATTCGCCGCCGATTCAAGTTCGGTCGGAGGCGCTGGCGTGCGGCTCATCGTGGCCAAGGCCGATCGGCGCTTTTCCTTCCGCCAACTGATCTTGATCCGCCGCCTGATCGAACCGGTGTGGGCCTTTGTCATCGCCGATGCCATCGAGCATGGACTACTGGCGCCACTGCCAAACTGGTGGCGGATCTCCTGCACAACACCCAGACGCATCACCGTCGATGCAGGGCGCGAGGCACAGCAGAACCGCTCGGATGTCGAGATGGGGCTCAAGACTCTGACCGATCACTTCCAGGAACTCGGCGCCGATTTCCGCGAGGAACTCGAGCGCCGGGCTCAAGATGCCAAGCTCATCATGGAAACGGCCGCCAAATACGGCGTGCCTCCGGAGATGCTGTGGAAGCCCGCCGGCGAGGCCGCCAAAGTTGACATTGCGGCTTAG